Genomic DNA from Solanum pennellii chromosome 3, SPENNV200:
TTGATCgacatcatatttttatatgtatgtcTGGTAAAATAAGTTGATGGACACCCAAAtagaaagaaattataataatgGTGAATAGCTATATTGGGAAAAAAACTATCAACAGTAGATTTTTAACAAAATGAACacgtttattttattatctgtatttattttttgttggggATAAAGTAATGTTTGAATTGGCAGTATTTTGAACAAATATTAGTCAGACATTTTAATAAGAATATTCATAATAGTAACCTAACAATTAACTACGTTTTAATTCGTCCACACTAAACCTCATGAACTGTGACTTGTAAACaaatttaacttaataaaaaatgttgtataaaatcaataaatttaaattttacaattCTAAAATAAAGAAGCTAAGTCAGATCAACTAATAAtagaaaaatgattaaaattattccttcgaaatttataattagaaatcttatatatattatctatttcaattttcaacGTATCACTTATATGTTCCCAACATTAGCATGTGCAAGTGTCAAGTGTGTAacacttaaattatttaagtattttttatacGTAAAGGTAAACATATGGCAACAAAAACAAATACAGAATCCTAAAGATTTGGGATCAATATTTTAACACAATTTACTATTCCATTTCTGGTCTTTTGGAAATtggattattccattttatgAGTCACACGTGTAGATTTTGAACTTGGAGAGGTAACAATATTGTCGattatattcttaaaaaaatactcatttctaatattttatattatcacAAACTGATACTAATATCTTctgttttttaaatatattgtattgattCCTGTGTGGAAGGTAAATTTAATAGTTATTAATTAGCTGTCAGTTTTTCAAAATTGACCAAAAGAAACGAGAAATAACGTTGTAACATTAACTTTTTCtttctataaaaatttaaatcaagtATTGTAATGACTGAAATGAGTTTAGTCAGTCTCAAAATTTGAATACATATTGCTATTAGGTATCTCATGTAGTTTTCGAAGGAAATTTTATCAAGGATGTTCAAAGATACTGATAGATGTGAATACAAATTCTTTTGAGGAATGTAGGAGAGATTATTATTGTGAGAAATGTATCATAGATTAGGAGAGCGAGTTAGGAAAAtagaaatttttgtaattttttaaaatgttagaaaattttagaaaatatgataattaagttGTGTGTATATGTAATCTTTTCTAAGAATAATGATGTGTAACtgtcaaaatattatattatttggaGTCCGAATCCAGAACCCGCTCATTCAAATGGATCATCCATTACCACTATGCCAGAGGGCAtataacttttgataaaagtattcaactttaaatacatatcttttaaatatagAATATATAACGTAATTTTTTTacgaaaaataattatatctaCCCCACGAAGTAGAATGAGATATTTTAGGTGAAAGAGGATATCAAGTTGGGCCAAAAGTTCATTCACATATGTTGATCGTGAcatattctctttttttccagatttgtgGTTCTCATAAGCAGTTAAAAGGCCGGTGATTTCATTCATTGTTGCAAATTGGagccaaaaaaaatgaaatatcaaaatcaatcacCGTCACCTCCTCTACACTTTCAAAAACTGAGCCCAATACACGTGACCccatttcatttttcaactaCAAAATGTTATTCTCCATTTTTGTTTTCACTTTCCTTTTGCGTCCAATCATCTCATCCCAATTTTCCCCTACTTATTTGGACGGATTTTTTAAAATCGTACATAATCAATGTCAATCGTGTAAGATATGTAAAAAAGTTTCACATGAATTCGAAATCATCTAAAACTTTTAAAGATTGATTTACTatcaattattaatgaattcGATTACATGAGCTGTTCCCCGACTTGAGGGAAGGGAATAAATCTTTTCGAAATGGTGCAGGTGATTGTTGATCATTTAGGAGCAACTAGATTGACCCTAAGTGAATCGACCAAATGTTTGGGTCAAGGGTTAACTCAATTGGACCAAGaatcaaattcaattttgaaaaagaaacaaaatactCCCTACTATTATCCAGAATCCAATTCAAACAATATTAAATGGACCAGAGAATACTACTCCTGAAtgcttttaaaaaattgagacaaaaatgtaccaaatGTGTATACTTAGGCCACTCATAAAATGTTCTTTATGGATGAGATGATACAAAAAGTAGAACAAGGAAAAATGACAGATATTGAATAAAGATCCGAGCATATCATTTTTATGTAGTTTAAATTACTATATATGTCTACAAAATTGtagaattatatttatattaataaattcacATATATTATAATTCGAAGTCCTGAATTTTACTTAGGTGTAAATGATCAAGGGAATAATCGAGTACGAAGGCTTAGATAATAGGCTTCATTATTACTTTTTAGAAAGTTGAATAAATCAAGTTCTtcaaaatctttaattaattttattcagATAATCACAGATAAAAAGTTAAAGCATATAAACAAACACCTTATGAAATATGTAGACACttccaatttatatttttgagaagGCTTTGTGTGTGCGCTTTAgtatcttttatataaatagtgaattacataaaaatatattttcttatttaattgtATGTATTAACATCAACTAAAACATTCATAAGATTTTTAAATTATCgagaataataaatataactaaCTTAAAGTTACTAACTTGTCTACTTAATGGTTATTTGATAATACACACAAAAGTCTAAATAAACATTCAGTACAAAAACATAATCACATTTATAATtaaagtgtctaaataaaatttaattagttatctATATATTCAACCATATTTTAGAAAGTGTTTCTTAGGGTTGTGAATTGCATGAATTTTGTTGAAGAGTGGGAAGTGGGGACCTTCTTGTTGAGCACATTCTCTACATTActccaatatttttttgtttttgtgctATGCAATGATAGCCTTGCTTTGCACTCCACATGCCTATTCCTTATACTCAACATTTTCCTATTCTTTAAAGGAGACAATTTCGTGGAGAAGTGCTAAATGGCCAGATAAATATGATCGGAATAGAGAAAAAGATGGTTATAggctttttctttcaaaataaaattaatttattatgtttttctaataacatttattattttgattgagATGAATTTTTTTACGCCTCATGCCTTATTCCTTTttctattcttcttttttttttttttgtcattttacttctccttcttgatttttttttgcgcccttcttataaaaaaaataagaatatgataaaaataaataattatatttaagcacttaaattaattaaattcatccTATGAAATGAAactataagaaatatttattttatgtatctatTGAAACTTCATCAATGTAAAACATTTTgctaaaagtataaaaaaatcataatttatttgatttaatgtcaaattttctatgtatatataattaatacattaattttttttggtaatatgACCCAATTTCAAATACACTCtctatatttcaaatttaaacatttaCACTTTATGTACTATAAGAAATATGCACTTACACTTCCCACTAAATTTATctataaataaaactatattaaaatataattattaaataataagttaaaactatattaaaatataactattaaataataagttagaactataaaagatatatatcttgtgtgaaattatatattcttacaaaatgaattaggttcgATACTtataagtaatataattttatgatttctATAATGCTTTGATATTTATCATACATAAAGTGTTTTGAGTTTTGCCTGactttattgaaatatttttaaattatacttacaaaaatatttaaatatgtattttaaatttatttaaatgcaAATTCATAAACTTACTTAGTTCGAactcatattaataataataaataagtaatagTTCACATATTATCAAGTCAACATAATATAAGGATGCAAAAATATCACATATTCGATATGATTGTTGTTAAGTAGGGTCGACACTGATGAACTAtatgttttttataatattttgaaatctaCCATCTCTAAAGTGTTTCGAGTTTTGATTGTCGTTATTAATATAGgtttagattatattttaaaatattcaaataaatagcttaaagaaagaaataatgtCCCATGTTGCttctacctacctacctattGATTATTATGTTTCCATTCCACCAGAAATTAATAGATAAGCATAGTAGTTGCCATGTGTTATAGAAATGTCAAAAGATGCCTTTAGTTGAACTCTAAAATCTAACAAGTAGGTAACTGAATATGACATTGCACTGAGTCTTTTTGGAGTACCAGAAATAGGAATTTTACCAATAGCCAACCCTCTTACTTCATACATCACATTTTCAACAAACTACAATATTACCAGACATTGAAACAGTAGCATATTCAATCAACAAGTAGAGACAATATCGTGGacgaataataattaaaattactaTGCTTTCTGTTAAGGATATAGTTCGCCATATGTGATCCCCCTCAACTATCAAATTTGTGGTCAAGCACCAAAGAATACATGGATTAAGCAGAGTTCAAAGTTGAAGAGTATTATGCAGAGCCATTGATTTTTGGACCATACCTCTCAACCCTCTCATCAATCCAAGCCCTCATATCAGCTAAAACAATAGCAACAGCATCATCAGGCTCCCCTTGGATCAAAGAATGATACATTCCATCATAAATCTTGAGGGTCTTGTCCTCACTGCTTGCCTTCTCATACAACAATTTAGAGCCCGTAGGGCATGCAAGACCATCCGAGGTACCATGCGCTGTCAAAAATGGAGCAGTCACCTTGTGGAAATTGTTTTGGACGTAGTCACATTGCCTGGCAATCTCCCTCATAGTTCCAACCCTTGGTTTCCCGGTGTATCTCCTGGGATTGCTTGCAATTATTTTCAGCTTCTCAGGGTCCCTGATAGCCTTGCCCACCATCTTGTTGTCCGGCATGGCAGCCCATGTATCGGCAAATCCAAATAGCAGTCCATACATGAATAAATGTACCTATGTGTTGAAAAGTAAAGCTCTCATTATTGATATTTCCTTCACCAGAAATCATAGGCCCCttcttttccaaagagttgaaTGAAGTAACTTTAGTCATGATTTCCAAATACATCATTAATAAACTTATGAACTTTCTGAAATCCAAATATAATTCTCAAAATTAATACGTGGTACGAGTATAATTTAAGACTGAAAATTTGATCAATTCACATTATAGGCGGGTTCAAGTGTTCCATCTCTTTTGTCCGTCGCACCAAGGTTGATACCTTTCATACTTTAAAAACTACTTACTGTAATTTTTACATTGTTAATAAGTCATTACCTGAATTTTCTCTTAAGAATCAACATGACTCATCACGAGTTCAACTAAATGCATAAAGAACAAGTTTAGCATTAACATACTAATAGCCACTACAGAACAAAGATCAGCTGTCAATTGAGATCTTACTGGCCTTCCACAGATTGGTCTCTCTTAAATCAGTAAGTATTTCTTATTAATCACAGGGattacatgtttaaaatactctttcatttcttgaaTTCAGAATTCAGTTCACTGCCACAAATGTGTCTGTTAGACCCTTTATCCGCTTAGAAGTGGATTCTAACCAATGAAGCAAGGATTCTTAGTCCTAAGTTCTAACTAGCTAAGCTTTGTGAACGGTGAACCTCTAtcataaaatttgttttgtttgaacAAATTAGACCCGAAGAGAGTAACAAATCAAGGTCCACCATCAGAGcttaataaaatcaaacaacaaatttGAAGAGTATTATCAATTCAGGAAGCATTGCTGATCTACCGAACCTCCTTCTCAGAATTACACGAACCAAAAGTTTAGCTCAACCGTTACGGGTTCAAAATATCTTATTATACCAAGTAGATTAAATTCCCGCTAGCTACAGTTTCTAATGTTTTTAGCCTACGGCATGTTTGTTTCTCTGGTTTTATGAATTGGCTTGAGAAAAATCCTGCCTCCACCACTGCCGGGAAGGATTACTATGTCGAATAAGTCATCAAAGGATGAGCAGATAAAAGTGATCGCACTGATAAATTAGCATAAAAACATGGTGTAACAGGTAAGAATGTACTGAGGAACAACTAAATAAACAGAATAGTAGCTAAAAAGTACCTTAGAAGGCTTCATAGGCTCGGGAATGACGAAAAGCGGGGCGGAGAAGATCAACCCGGTCCAAGTATCCGGCTCCGACTGTAAGTACATAAGCAATGTAGCAAGCCCACCCATAGATTCCCCGAAAAGAAACGCCGGCAAATGCTTGTACTCATCGCTATTCCTCACGCTTTTGAAAAAGCACAAGGAAGTAGCAGCGGTCTTTTCCAAGTCTCCAGCGTAGCATCGGATTCCATCGGAGCGGCCGTGTCCGAGCAGATCCGCGGCAAACACAGCATAACCCCAACTTGCGTAACTGATGCATATTTTCTGAAATAGCCAACCGGTATCAGAGCCATATCCATGGGTCATGTAAACAGTGGCCTTAGGAGACACATTTGGGTCAAGTGGGAGAAATGATTGAGTGAAGAGCTTGCCGTTGGGTGTGTCGAAGTAAGATTTGGAGTTGCGCACTCCTTGAGAAGCATAGTACTCTTCCTCCGGCATATCGCCCCAGTAGTTAACTGCTGTTGCCGGAGCTTCCGACGCCATTTTTTCCGGTAGCTTGGAGTAGGTGGCGGGCGGATATATTGGGAGTTGGTATGAAAATTTTGCGGTGATTGGGTGTTTTTATTCAAAGTGGTTTCACCAactacttttaatttatttttattttatacacgTCAATTTCAATTATAGTCGTGGCCCCCACTTGAGGGATTGGTGAAGGGAGTAGGTGAAGAGGCTAATCCTcttccaaaaaataattatgtatatataaatatttagatcatattttttaaaaaataattgtgacaattaaaaataaatggagaaagtaattttcaaatacaaaaacGTGGCTCACGTATACTAACGCATTGTTTGGTTAGTGAAATGGGATAGAAAAGTTATTATATGGAATAACTAATtctattatttatcaaataataattttatattttaaaattattatctcGTAATTCACCAACAAACAATGCATAAAAGGAGAAAACCAATGGACCGTGAACAAGATCTTGTTCTAATTATGTTTTTGAGATTATACAGGTTGGAATTTTCTGAAACTTTggtcattttaccttttttgagTGTAGGATGTTGAGATAAGAATGGTCATGTTGTGCAATGGaattatgtattaaattataaaggattatatttgtttattttcttatataattatatattccCCTTTGTTTTTTCATGCGACCGCAATTTGAACTCTACCAAACGTGCAATGGAATATGGAACTCAGTTTTAGTAAGAAAATTATGGAAACCATTAAACGTGTCAGTCCAAAGAATATGGTAATCTAATGTaaatgcatattcaacaagtctATATGTGCAGTTAGAACATTAAGATGCCTTTTTACATTAGAAAAGTAGGTAAGACACACGTAACGAAAGTGGTCCCCTAttctatttaaatatatttgagcACGAAAAAAATAGTTCGATACACAAAACATTTTGTATTCATGCAGAATTTAAAGAAGAatcatatctaaaaaaaatatgatgtaGAGAATTTTCTTGATAAATGTGAATGGTAAAGCCAACAATTTCATTCGTGAGTTATAAATTACACGATGATAATTATCCAAAATTTCACCTTCAAATTGTACTAAAACTAAGGAGTAAAATTAAGAAGCTATTTTCAtgttttgagtttttaaatAGAAAGTACATGTTTCGTTGAAGCAaagaattgtattaaatttcATCCAAGTTGGACTCAAGTAAGTGCGGCGCAACATGGTCTGGCTTTGTTAATTGGGGAAGTTTTGCATATAGTCGTCACtctaaaatagtttaattatgttCAATAGCTATAGATTGTTAATTACGATTCGTAGCTAAGCGAGCAAGattgggagaggaaggagagagggaAATAGGTGAATTGCATATGTATATcagttaaataattgtatatcaattaaaatagaaagtAGATGTTTGGTTGAAGCAAAGAATTGTATCAAATTTCATCCAAGTTGGGCTCATATAAGTGTGGCCCAACATGGTCTAGGCTTTGTTAATTTGATTACATGTTTTTCCAAGAACTACCTCTATGACTTAATTCACTTGGCAAACATTTCTAGAGCTTCAGTGCTATCTAATTTGCAAGTAGACACTTACCCTTGATATATAAAAGAATCACTAGGACACAAGTTCATACTGCTAACTTTATGCCCCAACCCACAAGTTATGTCTAAGGCATAAGttcaataaataaacttcttaaatataatattacaaaACTGGACTTATACCCCAAGCCACAACTTGTCTTAAGAAGTTCATTCTGTTGAACTTATGCCCCAGGGCACAAGTTATGCCTAAGgcagaaaaaaatatcaacttatgttatatttcttatttacaaatataaaacatgaCTTGAAATTCTTATGTTATATTGTTCTAAAATGGAACTTTAAACTGAATTTCTTCAAGGTATATTCTTCTAAAATGAACTTATGTCTTATGGGCATAACCTGTGCCTCgcgatttcttttttaaaatattagaggtGGTTTTATCTTTTGTTACGTTGAGGGCAAAAATTTAAGTCCAGATAAAGAGAATTTTAGGTttatcaaacataaaaattatattagcgCTCTATAATTATAATTGTGTTATTTCTGCTCCATAGCAAACTATGTTTGTTCTAGAGcatcatatttgtataaatcgCAGGCCGCATCTCGTTTCTATAAAAGCGCACAGTTGTATATACATATCGGTTAGATcattgtatatatgtaactactatgtatatgtatcaatgactgtgtttgtatatctgcataaaatttgaatttgtataagattgaatcgaaataaaacatttgtatatcaaatctctcaatttctttatacaacacaaattatacattgtaatttgtataatttgtgtttgtataaagtgagaaagacaaaagagaactGGTAGGGAAAGACCTATATTTGTACAATTACAAATGTATAggacgaatatatatatatatatatatatttgtatttatatatacaattttctctcgctttatacaaacacaaacacaatacatttgtgtttgtataaagtgagaggcGAGGGAGATCAGGGAGACTAACGAATGAGATTTTTGGGGAAAGAGGCGAATGACCAGTGTTTGCTACGGATTAGAATTCAATGAAATTATGGTTAtcacatttaatttgaattaataatttgttgttttatataattttccttTAAAACGTATTCCTTCTAATGACCTGTTTGGTTATGGCCCTAACTACAGCGATAAGGCCCAAAAGAAGTAGGCCTCTTGAACAAAATAGGCCCAATCTTTTACCAGATCTGTAAGAAAACATGCACAGCCCACTTAACAGATACTAAACCATCTAAAACTGTTGCAAAAATCTACTTTCTACTTAGTTCGTGGAACCACTATTTAAAACATCGCTTCAAATGTAGTCgaaatttagaaattatttaaacCTGAGGTCTCAAGGATATTTTGCAGTTCAAACTTCTGATTCTAAACTTCGATAGTTTGAAACATCAGATACAAAGGTTGGAGAAAAGAAGAAGCAATAGCAACTcgagaaaaattaaattttatcattcagtaaaatgtttaaattaaaaaaagttaaattttaaacGCAATGTAAAAATTAACTATTGAGTTGAATGGGAAGTTGGGACAAATGAAAAACAGTGATTTACGTGACTAAACACTAGGTAGTTGTCTAAAAAGGAGAAACACTAGGTAAGTAGGTGAAATTAGTCTcagtaaattttgaattataccTTACTAATCATCATAATTAGCAGCAAATTACCCAAAGAGGTTAGTCGATAATGAACATTGCTCGCTGGACCTAGCTAgtctattttaaattaaatgtgtAATCTACATAAATAATACTCTAGTGAAACTCAATCATTCTCATTTTATGCCCAAACATATTTGAAATTAGTATTATAGGTTTCATTGTCATTTTGCCctggttaatattttttttatttttaataaaaatttaacataataaagCAGTTCCAAAAAAAAACTGTACATAAGTCTGCAAGGAATCAAAATTATTGGTTTTAATTTCCTTTCTTTTGACAGAAACACTGAGAAGGATAGTTAAAGGTGCAGTGACAAATGTGGAAATGAAAACGGCAGTGAAATCCCCAAGAGGATATTTTCACTCACGAGAAGAAGAACAGTAAGAAACAATAGTGAAATTAGAATTTTCACTAAAAATCGACACGAGTTTTTGTTATGTATGTACATTAatgtaaaaaatttaatttctacAAAGTTCTCGATATATTCTGTCATGAACTagtattaattatatacaatgaaatcatttcaatatttatttttagataaaATATTGGAATCTAAAAAATTAAGACTAATTATCTATTACAATAAATAAAGgagtatatataattataatttataacaaTTTCTCTTGGCTCTCCTTCtgctttatttcaaattttggcCAATTTTTGTCAATGCCGattaaagatatatattattatactaaaCACATCCAATGCATTATCGAAAATAGATGATATCTACGAATCGCCTATTAATTTAAcagttttatttattataattataaaatttatgttttattaattcTAATTTATTCATCACTTAcattaaaattaactaaattcaaATTTGTGCATTACGTGATTCATTTCTCTtcaaatattattcattttgagaactaataaaatagtttttaaaaaatactgaAGTGTAAGAACTTTCGGCAGTTTGCTCTGTTTTTTGACCAAATTTACTTTATATTagagaaaatgcacaagtatcttCTGGACTACAATAGAAATTTTAGAAacacattttatttaaattaaggTTCTATTATTTTtgaggttttttaaaaaaaaaatttatgcgcctttttagcttacgtgacatccaaatatttCACGCGTCTCAATTGCATGGAGTTACGGAGTGTgccataaaatacaaaaaatgcacaaaatttaaaaaaattagttcaaaAACATAATAGGACCATAACTTAGTTAAGATGTGTCTTTAAAATTACGATATTCTAAAAGaatatttatgcattttctATTATGTTTATAAAAAGATAGCCTTTAGCATATTTATTGCCTAATTTTATTAACAGTCTATTAAAGTGGAGTATATGCTACTTTTAATCTTCGAGacaacaaaaaattatgaaaagaaggtGTCATGCGTGATAGGTAGGACTCATTGAATTTGCATTgctttattatttaataatatcatCATTTTAAAAGCACGGTTTTGATAAATTAACTCAagatgattttatattattacataTATTAACAATCTCACATTTGAATTCTAATGACTAGGTCCCCTATACAATTGATAGCCGTTATATTATATACCGCCGAATGGAGAATTTAGTTATTGCTATTACTACTCACTCTATCCAATtgcatttatcttttaaaacacactttatttttagaaaataatactaagctaatcttattttaaaaatatttaatattaaatgtaaaatataataaaaataattactttcatcttgattaaataaattgttaggaccgaaataagcaggtgtaaacacggaagctagcaaagcaaacctcaaaagaccacgagtatgaagacaacgagaaatataccaaaagacacaaagatttaacgtggttcggtcaatcggcctacgtccacaaaggagatgagcaatcctctataaatatgagagtacaaaatacagagggaaacaacctctaccaattcactcggaatacatgggaggttcacacaagtgataatgtatcaagcttgtgacccataaattctccccctaaccaaaactctcaaggCCCTTAAAGACTACATCgtgaatgctaattaagttagaaggaacattcctctatttatagaatcCTAAAcgttttcctaccagaaaaggattagtcaatccaaaaccttttcctaaaaggaaaacctattcatggtaagaaatttagggcaaataaaacccaacataaATTGCAACAATTAATACTTTCGtacatttttttagaattaaattataaaaattttgactatcattttatgatgtaatttttaattatattgatatgcaaaaattTGTTACTTAtactactttttatataatttttaaatatctaaatttttttaatttcgaaGAATgtgaaaagggaaagaaaagaaGTTAGAGAAGAGGAATATAATGTTCCCTTGAAACAGTCAAGAAGAAACTGTTGGTAAAAAGTTCAAAACATCAGAggttaaagtttaaaatttgaaaagaacaGGACACTGAACAAAACTCTCACGCCTCAGCAATATGCCAAGCAATGAAACAAACTTCAGAATATTTAATCACTTAAAAAGTCAACCAGTAAAATTCATGGTTACACACACAATTaacttcttcctttttcttttttttttattattattatgtggtTGGTGGCATACTGTCcaagaagaatcaaatttaaccttatatgaaatttattaaataaaaaattaatttacttcCATCCATTGAAAAGTATATATATGGTCATTTGTATAACTTAGGATATTTATGAGGTGATTTTTGTAATGAAGCATCTTTTAATCACAAAGTTCTAGAACTATCATGTTCTAATTTCATCGgtatatttttctgaaaaattggGGTTGGGgtaataagaaagaaataaaaatgtgaGGAATCAGATCGACGTTTAAAAAGTCAaccaattaaattatttatttaattgattaataagttattttaagattatttatTCTAGGATTAAGttattttagaattatttatCCTAGGATTAGTTATTCTTTTATCTCGGTGTGGTATCAATTGGGATAATTAGTTATCCCAAatacaatattcaaaaattttattttatcactattttcttatcatataactatttatttttatccctTACCGGACGACCCTAATTccacaatacatatatatagttacgttatagataaataaataaaaagttaactTTGACAAATATTTCCCATTGGAACAAACTGAAAAGAGTTACTGTGGAGTTGGTGGTCTCACTTTTGTGAAGCAATACAAAGACTAAAGAGGGCCTAGCTATCAAATTCTCCATTTAATGGATTTATCAGCTGGCATTTGGTCCCAGCTAAATCCTTATCTGTCTTCAATATTTATCTCATTCTTACAAGTGGTTATTCACCGGACACCAAACAAagttagaattttgaatttagATTATTACGAGGAAAGAAgtatttgtaatttaaatactGCACACATCAAAATATTGGGACAGAAAAGATTCAAGTTACTAGAACGGATGAAATTTAAGATAATATAAAACTCGCTATTTgaatgaattatgaatatagggtatgcaaaaaaaaatctcatattgATAGCTAATATAGAATATAGGGATAAATTTTAATAAGATTACGTTCAATTGTTTGAAAAA
This window encodes:
- the LOC107015252 gene encoding caffeoylshikimate esterase — its product is MASEAPATAVNYWGDMPEEEYYASQGVRNSKSYFDTPNGKLFTQSFLPLDPNVSPKATVYMTHGYGSDTGWLFQKICISYASWGYAVFAADLLGHGRSDGIRCYAGDLEKTAATSLCFFKSVRNSDEYKHLPAFLFGESMGGLATLLMYLQSEPDTWTGLIFSAPLFVIPEPMKPSKVHLFMYGLLFGFADTWAAMPDNKMVGKAIRDPEKLKIIASNPRRYTGKPRVGTMREIARQCDYVQNNFHKVTAPFLTAHGTSDGLACPTGSKLLYEKASSEDKTLKIYDGMYHSLIQGEPDDAVAIVLADMRAWIDERVERYGPKINGSA